One Williamsia phyllosphaerae genomic window, GGCGCGTCGGCCACACCCACGACCCCGTCGTCGGTGTGCACACGCACCAGGACGTGTTCGGCCGCGTGCACCTCACCGCTGGCGAACCGAAGCGGTTTCCGGTAGCCGATCCGGTACGGAATGGCGTCGATCCGGGTGATCTTCATCGGTTCTCCTTCCAGCCAGCCCTTGCCCGGTTGGTCATTGGGTCTTGCTGACGGTCATCGGCTTCCAGCGCGGCGACGACAGTTTTCGCACGATCCAACCAACCCTCGATCCGGGCGCGGGTCACCGACGGGGGCAGCATGGCCAACCGCAGCGTCATGGTGTGGACCCCCGCCTGATCACGCACCGGGAGTACAAGCGAGCCGAGCGAATAGCTTTGCGTATCATCGAGATCGGAGACCCGATAATCCACCGCCGAGTTGACCATCGAGTCGCGGATCAGCCGCCATTGCGCCGGCGTTATCCGTCCGTTCGAGTACAGTTCGGTGGCCTCACGGACCGCACCATAGGCGTCCCTGCCGGCATCGTCGGGGAGGATGGAGTAGGAGTAGCCGTGACGATCGAGGAACGAGAGCCGTGCGCGGAACCGTTCCATCGCCTCCTCGTCGGCTCCACGAAGTCGGTCAAGCCATCTCTGTTGGCAGTCAGGGGCCTTGTCGAAGTAGTAGGTGTCACCGACAGGGGGAACCATCGGAATCCGTCGGCCGAAATCACCAACCCTGTCGATCCCGGGACCGGTTGCTGAGAAAACGGTGGCGACTTCCTCCTCACTGACGGTCGTGAAAACGGTTACTTCACAGCCGATTTCGGCTGCGAGCGCCTCGAGCGCCTCACGTGCGCCGTGGGCCACGGTGATCGCGGGGAGGGTGTCGTGATCCATCCTCGCCATGAGTGACGTGCACACGAAGCTGCCGTAACCGCCCTGAAAAAAGATCAACGGTGACACCGGGTTGGTCACCGCCAACTGGCGGATCGCACACAGCACGATCCAGTGGTCGCCCGCTTCGACGGTGTTCTCGATGGCGACGTCCACCCAAGCAACCGATCTCGCGAGAACGGGATCGCCGGAGGGGGATTCATGCCAGTCGATGCCGTCGAGCTTGTTCTCCCACCGCTGGGCGATCGTCAGGACGAGCTCCTCCTGATCGCTGCCAAGGATGTTGATGCACAGCGACGAGCACTCTTGCATCGCCGCGTAGGTTCGCGACGTCTTCATCGGCATGAACGACACCAGAGGTGGGTCGAGCGACACCGAGTTGAAAGATCCGACGACCATTGCGAGGATGTCGCCGCTCGCGGTCGTGCCGGTCACGATCACGACCCCGGTGGGATAGTGACCCATCACCTCCCGGAACAACTGCGCGTCGATCGGCGCGGGTGCGGTGTCCACCATCGCGATGCCTCCTGCTGTTCTGACGATCTCGGCTGTTGTCGTAAACCTATGGGCGCGCCGAGATCCGATACAGACGGGAATCCTTTACCGCGCACCCGAAAGCGTGGGTACGGGGCAAGGATTTCTTTACTACCGCGGGTGTCTCGCGGCGGGCACACTGGTGCAGATGACCGGAGGAACATCGATGACCGAAGCCTGGTGGGCAGTACCCATCGAGGATCAGGTGGCTGCCATCGATCGTGGGGCCGTCACCGCGGAGACACTCTCCACGCAGATTCGCAACGAGGTGACACA contains:
- a CDS encoding flavin reductase family protein; protein product: MVDTAPAPIDAQLFREVMGHYPTGVVIVTGTTASGDILAMVVGSFNSVSLDPPLVSFMPMKTSRTYAAMQECSSLCINILGSDQEELVLTIAQRWENKLDGIDWHESPSGDPVLARSVAWVDVAIENTVEAGDHWIVLCAIRQLAVTNPVSPLIFFQGGYGSFVCTSLMARMDHDTLPAITVAHGAREALEALAAEIGCEVTVFTTVSEEEVATVFSATGPGIDRVGDFGRRIPMVPPVGDTYYFDKAPDCQQRWLDRLRGADEEAMERFRARLSFLDRHGYSYSILPDDAGRDAYGAVREATELYSNGRITPAQWRLIRDSMVNSAVDYRVSDLDDTQSYSLGSLVLPVRDQAGVHTMTLRLAMLPPSVTRARIEGWLDRAKTVVAALEADDRQQDPMTNRARAGWKENR